Sequence from the Sanguibacter keddieii DSM 10542 genome:
TGGCATCGAGGGTGGCATGACCAACGGCGAGGTCCTGCGGGTCCGCGCCGCGATGAAGCCCATCTCGACGGTGCCGCGCGCCCTCGCGACGGTCGACGTCGCGACGGGGGAGCCGGCGACCGCGCAGCACCAGCGCTCCGACGTGTGCGCCGTCCCGCCGGCGGCCGTGGTCGCCGAGGCGATGGTCGCGCTGACGCTCGTCGACGTCGTCCTCGAGAAGTTCGGTGGTGACTCCGTGAGCGAGGTCCAGCGCAACGCTGACACCTACCTGGCGGCCATCCCCGAGCTGCTGCGCTGACCGTGGTGCCGAGCGGAGAGCAGGCGCAGAGCCCGACGGTCGTGCTCATCGGCCCCCCGGGGTCCGGCAAGTCGACCACCGCCCGGCTGCTCGCCGGGCTGCTCGGCGTCGCCCTGCGCGACACCGACACCGACATCGAGGCCTCCGCCGGCAAGGCCATAGCCGACATCTTCGTCGACGACGGCGAGCCGCACTTCCGCGCGCTCGAGCGCGAGGCCGTCACCACCGCCCTCGCGGTCCACGACGGCGTGCTCGCCCTCGGTGGTGGCGCTGTCCTCGACCCGTTGAGCGAGGCGGCGCTGACCGCCTACGCGCAGGCCGGGGGAGCCGTCGTGTTCCTTGACGTCA
This genomic interval carries:
- a CDS encoding shikimate kinase — translated: MVPSGEQAQSPTVVLIGPPGSGKSTTARLLAGLLGVALRDTDTDIEASAGKAIADIFVDDGEPHFRALEREAVTTALAVHDGVLALGGGAVLDPLSEAALTAYAQAGGAVVFLDVSLTHVAPRVGFNQARPLLLGNPRAKWASLMEARRPVYERVATHRVDTDAKTAAQVAREIHVALARPTPPEDPS